From the Theobroma cacao cultivar B97-61/B2 chromosome 2, Criollo_cocoa_genome_V2, whole genome shotgun sequence genome, one window contains:
- the LOC108660657 gene encoding uncharacterized protein LOC108660657, translating into MIVRAFDGTRREVVGNIEIPIEIGPCTFTIEFQVMDIATSYNYLLERPWIHMDGAIPLSLHQKVKFIVDGKIVYVNGEEDLLVSKPADTLYVEATEEVPECSFRSFEFVNTTYIGERIAPPTPKLSQITQMAVSQIVGKGYRAGAGLGRELQGIRRPIRATKTEERFSLRYKPTKKERGEMIAERRRERLAHFKGHELENHGMTYPHLYETFQSGGCIFPESLAVGSRESVSVLGEAISDLSICATEEGKEQPKNMDGIPTTYLGPRKLKLSSWTTMSLLVTCDSISKIPNNECEDDNDSGFEVNFEKDMPGLNTNIVAHKLPLKPECKPIKQKLRRMKPEMLLKIKEEVKKQLDARFLEVAKYLEWVANIVPIPKKDGKVRMCVDYRDLNRAILKDNFPLPHINTIVDNTARHSMFSFMDGFSREVEVYVDDMIVKAHKTEDHAINLERLFKRLRKFQLRLNPIKCTFGVTSGKLLDFVISEKGIEVDPDKVQAIRDLPPPKMQKEVRGFLGRLNYIVRFISQLTLKCDPIFKLFRKHNLGAWNEECQVAFDKVKEYLLSPPVLVPFVVGRTLILYLTVNERSMGCVLGQHDETGKKERAVYYLSKKFIEYESKYSSLKKMCCALAWTAYRLRQYMLYHTTWLIAKLDPIKYIFEKPSLSGRVARWQVLLSEYDIVYVSQKSIKGSAIVDFLAERVEEDYEPMKFEFLDEDLMSICQTNEEESEEKENWKMFFDGASNALGHGIRVVLVSPEGNHYPVIAKLNFYCTNNVAEYEACVMGLQAAIERKIHVLEVYGDFALVIYQLQGEWETRDSKLVRYHKYVSKLIENFDKIRFTHFLREENQMANALATLTTMFKVGTDVKIQPIMINLRECLAHCSSVEEEVDRKPWYHDIVHYLKFQQYLEQSLENDKKTIRRLAMNFFLDGDILYKRSRDQVLLRCVDSAEARRIVEEVHEGICGAHASGHMLARQKVVCKFIQKEIICRYGLPERIITNNASNLNGSMMKEVCAKFKIKHHNSMPYRPKMNGAVEAVNKNIKRIIEKMIDVYKDWHEKLPFALHAYRTTVRTSTGATPFFLVYGMEAVLPIEVEIPSLRVLKEVQLEEAKWVNARYEQLNLIEEKRLAALCHGQLYQKRMMRAYGKKAHLRKFQK; encoded by the exons ATGATTGTGAGAGCTTTTGATGGGACAAGGAGAGAAGTAGTAGGGAATATTGAGATACCAATAGAAATCGGCCCGTGCACCTTTACCATTGAATTCCAAGTTATGGATATCGCTACTTCATACAATTATTTGTTGGAAAGACCTTGGATCCACATGGATGGGGCCATACCTTTATCGCTTCACCAAAAGGTTAAGTTCATCGTGGATGGAAAAATTGTATATGTTAACGGGGAAGAGGACTTACTCGTAAGCAAGCCAGCGGATACTCTTTACGTGGAAGCGACAGAAGAAGTACCTGAATGTTCCTTCCGATCCTTCGAGTTCGTTAACACCACATACATTGGAGAAAGAATCGCACCACCCACTCCGAAGCTTTCCCAAATCACCCAGATGGCTGTCAGTCAGATAGTAGGGAAAGGATACCGAGCAGGAGCAGGATTGGGAAGAGAATTGCAAGGCATTAGAAGGCCCATACGTGCTACCAAAACTGAAGAAAGGTTTAGCCTGAGGTATAAGCCGACTAAAAAGGAAAGAGGAGAAATGATAGCCGAAAGAAGAAGGGAAAGGTTGGCTCACTTTAAGGGGCATGAGTTGGAAAACCATGGAATGACATATCCTCATCTCTACGAGACATTTCAATCTGGAGGCTGCATCTTTCCTGAATCACTCGCCGTTGGAAGTCGAGAATCAGTGTCAGTATTAGGGGAAGCCATTTCTGATTTATCAATATGCGCAACGGAGGAAGGCAAAGAGCAGCCAAAAAATATGGATGGGATTCCTACTACATACCTCGGGCCACGAAAGTTGAAGTTGAGCAGCTGGACCACCATGAGCTTATTAGTCACTtgtgattcaatttcaaa GATTCCAAATAATGAATGCGAAGATGATAATGACAGTGGTTTTGaggttaattttgaaaaag ATATGCCAGGACTCAATACAAACATTGTAGCCCATAAACTGCCTTTGAAGCCCGAATGCAAACCAATTAAGCAAAAGTTGAGAAGAATGAAACCTGAAATGcttttgaaaattaaggaaGAGGTGAAGAAGCAGCTTGATGCAAGATTCTTGGAAGTAGCTAAGTACCTTGAATGGGTTGCAAATATTGTCCCAATTCCTAAGAAAGATGGGAAAGTGAGAATGTGTGTGGACTATCGAGATTTGAATAGAGCTATCCTAAAAGATAATTTCCCTCTGCCCCACATCAACACCATTGTTGACAATACTGCCCGTCATTCCATGTTTTCCTTTATGGATGGCTTTTCAAG AGAGGTTGAggtgtatgtggatgatatgatTGTAAAAGCTCACAAAACAGAGGATCATGCGATCAATCTTGAAAGGTTATTTAAGAGGTTACGGAAGTTTCAACTTAGATTAAACCCGATAAAGTGTACTTTTGGAGTCACTTCAGGAAAGTTACTCGATTTCGTCATCagtgaaaaaggaatagaaGTTGACCCAGATAAGGTTCAAGCAATCCGTGATTTGCCTCCTCCCAAAATGCAGAAAGAAGTCAGAGGATTCTTGGGAAGGTTGAATTATATAGTCCGGTTCATATCACAACTCACACTTAAATGTGACCCGATCTTCAAGCTCTTTCGCAAACACAATCTTGGGGCATGGAACGAGGAGTGCCAAGTTGCTTTTGACAAGGTTAAAGAATATCTGTTGAGTCCACCAGTATTGGTACCATTTGTGGTTGGGAGAACCCTCATCTTGTACCTGACAGTAAATGAAAGATCCATGGGATGCGTGTTGGGACAGCATGATGAAACTGGTAAGAAAGAAAGGGCAGTTTACTACTTGAGTAAAAAGTTCATTGAGTACGAGTCCAAGTATTCCTCGTTGAAAAAGATGTGTTGTGCTTTAGCATGGACGGCGTATCGACTCAGGCAGTACATGCTATATCATACCACTTGGCTCATTGCGAAGTTGGATCCTATTAAATACATCTTCGAGAAACCATCCTTATCAGGTAGAGTGGCAAGATGGCAAGTGTTGTTGTCTGAATATGATATTGTATATGTGTCCCAAAAATCTATCAAAGGAAGTGCAATCGTTGATTTTCTAGCGGAAAGGGTGGAGGAGGATTATGAACCCATGAAGTTTGAGTTTCTGGATGAGGACTTGATGTCAATATGCCAAACAAATGAGGAGGAATCAGAGGAGAAAGAGAATTGGAAGATGTTTTTCGACGGAGCTTCAAATGCCTTGGGGCATGGCATAAGGGTCGTGTTAGTGTCACCAGAAGGAAATCATTATCCCGTCATAGCTAAACTCAACTTCTATTGTACCAATAATGTGGCCGAATATGAAGCTTGTGTCATGGGTCTTCAGGCAGCAATTGAGAGGAAAATTCACGTTTTGGAAGTGTACGGGGATTTTgctttggtcatttatcaatTGCAAGGAGAATGGGAGACACGCGACTCGAAGTTAGTCCGGTATCATAAGTATGTTTCAAAactgattgaaaattttgataagattCGCTTCACCCATTTTCTTCGAGAGGAGAACCAAATGGCTAATGCATTAGCCACGCTGACAACTATGTTCAAAGTTGGTACCGATGTCAAGATTCAACCCATCATGATTAATCTTCGAGAGTGCCTTGCGCACTGCTCTAGTGTAGAGGAAGAAGTAGACAGGAAACCGTGGTACCATGATATTGTGCATTATCTCAAGTTCCAACAGTATCTAGAACAAAGtttagaaaatgataagaaaaccaTTAGAAGGTTGGCAATGAATTTCTTCTTGGATGGGGACATCttatacaagagaagtagGGATCAAGTGCTTTTGAGGTGTGTGGATTCAGCCGAAGCTCGGAGAATAGTTGAGGAAGTTCACGAAGGAATTTGTGGGGCACATGCAAGTGGGCATATGTTGGCAAGACAG AAAGTGGTATGTAAGttcatccaaaaagaaataatatgccGCTATGGTCTCCCGGAAAGGATCATCACAAATAACGCTAGTAACCTCAATGGTTCAATGATGAAAGAGGTTTGTGCCAAGTTCAAGATCAAGCATCACAATTCAATGCCTTATCGCCCAAAGATGAATGGAGCGGTAGAAGCAGTCAACAAGAACATCAAAAGgataattgaaaagatgatAGATGTATACAAAGATTGGCATGAGAAGTTACCCTTTGCTTTGCATGCTTATCGCACAACAGTCCGAACTTCCACGGGAGCTACACCGTTCTTTTTGGTGTATGGGATGGAAGCAGTTTTGCCAATTGAAGTAGAAATCCCTTCCCTTCGGGTCCTTAAAGAAGTACAGTTGGAAGAAGCCAAATGGGTTAACGCTCGTTATGAGCAATTGAATctcatagaagaaaaaaggttaGCGGCACTTTGCCATGGGCAGTTATATCAAAAGAGAATGATGAGGGCATATGGCAAGAAGGCACATCTTCGAAAGTTCCAAAAATGA